The following are from one region of the Blastocatellia bacterium genome:
- a CDS encoding TIGR02710 family CRISPR-associated protein: MAPSRSLITDLIANAARRATEGKYDDAVARLYRSLEMVAQVAITEPPLNVTSASDFPKDKLPDSLKEEYIQHYERDGKIKIGSEALFRVLKAIEPPHPHAQTFFAYFNELRNVQNARNQSILAHGLTPIKVEDYERLHTILCKRMNLGNLVDFAKLPEE; this comes from the coding sequence ATTGCTCCCAGCCGAAGTCTTATAACAGACCTAATTGCTAATGCAGCACGTCGTGCAACAGAAGGTAAGTATGATGATGCAGTAGCCCGGCTTTATCGCTCGCTAGAAATGGTTGCCCAAGTTGCTATTACTGAACCACCTCTAAATGTTACTAGTGCAAGTGATTTTCCTAAAGATAAACTTCCTGATAGCTTAAAAGAAGAATATATCCAACATTATGAGCGAGATGGCAAAATCAAAATAGGCTCAGAAGCCCTTTTTAGAGTGCTAAAAGCAATTGAGCCACCTCATCCACACGCGCAAACTTTTTTTGCTTATTTTAATGAACTTCGTAATGTGCAAAATGCTCGTAATCAATCAATATTGGCACATGGGTTAACACCAATAAAGGTTGAAGATTATGAAAGACTCCACACAATTCTTTGCAAGCGTATGAATCTAGGCAATTTAGTAGACTTTGCCAAACTTCCAGAAGAATAA
- a CDS encoding carboxymuconolactone decarboxylase family protein, with translation MDDPKPKSNANGETDQLIPMEDESADSYSMLEPRMKRVYGAYYKELYYTPERRILDPKVQELISIAASLVAKCDGCLDGHMKKAMALGATKEEISETICIAAAINAASMIDMSDKMAARLKLKNFPNKP, from the coding sequence ATGGATGACCCAAAACCTAAATCAAATGCTAATGGTGAAACAGATCAATTAATTCCTATGGAAGATGAGTCGGCGGACTCTTACTCAATGTTAGAGCCAAGAATGAAGCGCGTTTACGGAGCTTATTATAAGGAGCTTTACTATACGCCAGAACGCCGAATATTAGACCCAAAGGTTCAAGAGTTAATTTCTATTGCTGCTTCACTTGTAGCAAAATGTGATGGTTGTTTAGATGGACATATGAAAAAGGCTATGGCATTAGGGGCAACAAAAGAGGAAATCAGCGAAACCATTTGTATTGCTGCTGCAATCAACGCTGCTTCAATGATTGATATGAGCGATAAGATGGCAGCACGATTAAAATTAAAAAATTTTCCTAACAAACCTTAG
- the csm3 gene encoding type III-A CRISPR-associated RAMP protein Csm3, giving the protein MNQLIATVTLNGKIKCVSGLHIGSTGGGYEIGGMDNPVIRDPYDGFPYIPGSSLKGKMRSLLEWAEGKVTDGKPYFSKDINDAISRIFGAPAEADRATGQHATL; this is encoded by the coding sequence ATGAATCAACTAATTGCTACAGTTACCTTAAATGGAAAAATTAAATGTGTTTCAGGCTTGCATATTGGCTCAACCGGCGGTGGTTATGAAATAGGCGGAATGGATAACCCAGTAATTAGAGATCCTTATGATGGATTTCCTTACATCCCAGGTTCGTCATTAAAAGGAAAAATGCGTTCTTTGCTTGAATGGGCTGAAGGCAAAGTAACAGACGGCAAGCCTTATTTTAGTAAAGATATTAATGATGCAATTTCACGAATTTTTGGCGCACCTGCTGAAGCTGACCGTGCAACGGGCCAACACGCTACTTTGTAA
- the cas1 gene encoding CRISPR-associated endonuclease Cas1 → MDSLRGVEGHGAALYFQCFSKMLLGELQFNKRTRQPPTDPVNAMLSFGYTLLYNEAISALVSIGFDPYIGFYHGINYGRCSLALDLIEEFRHLVIDRLIINLVNNKVLVANDFTAMPDGAVYLEGEARKKFLKEYEKYVTTEFTHLRTAEKTSFRRALHDQALELQRTLMRSQPYTPFEGWH, encoded by the coding sequence ATGGATAGTCTGCGGGGTGTAGAAGGTCATGGAGCAGCCCTTTATTTTCAATGCTTTAGCAAAATGTTACTTGGAGAATTGCAATTTAATAAACGTACTCGTCAGCCGCCTACAGATCCAGTTAATGCAATGCTAAGTTTTGGCTATACATTGCTTTATAATGAAGCAATTAGCGCGTTAGTCTCCATAGGCTTTGATCCATACATAGGCTTTTATCATGGGATAAATTACGGTCGTTGTTCACTTGCACTAGATCTTATAGAGGAATTTCGTCATTTAGTAATTGACCGTCTGATAATTAATTTAGTGAATAACAAAGTATTAGTTGCCAATGATTTTACGGCTATGCCTGATGGAGCAGTTTACCTAGAAGGGGAAGCCCGAAAGAAATTCTTAAAAGAATATGAAAAGTATGTTACTACAGAGTTTACTCATCTTCGTACAGCAGAAAAAACATCTTTTCGTCGAGCCTTACACGATCAAGCCCTAGAACTACAACGGACTTTGATGCGAAGTCAACCTTATACGCCTTTTGAAGGGTGGCATTAA
- a CDS encoding DUF1887 family protein, giving the protein MTTMIALVGEQPMPILLPALYLKPAETILVATTKTETVAQRLTKLIKASRCINVHPYEITSTVQTLDKELAGKKDIIVNLTGGTKTMAIAAFALVARTKTEFVYFQTEKETVLKRYQFTEQGLSSKARERNLPDLISAADYLNAHLPGFRQEGFSKDETGQLSFGGKFEKCVYDALKKAALKFWQALDRRELAIK; this is encoded by the coding sequence ATGACCACAATGATTGCACTTGTTGGTGAACAACCAATGCCCATTTTATTGCCAGCACTTTATCTAAAACCTGCTGAGACTATTTTGGTTGCTACAACGAAAACTGAAACCGTAGCCCAACGGCTAACTAAACTAATTAAAGCTAGTCGTTGCATTAATGTCCATCCTTATGAAATTACTAGCACGGTGCAAACTTTAGATAAAGAATTAGCAGGTAAAAAAGACATTATTGTCAACTTAACAGGCGGCACTAAAACAATGGCTATTGCTGCTTTTGCTTTGGTTGCAAGAACCAAAACAGAATTTGTTTACTTTCAAACTGAAAAAGAAACTGTGTTAAAACGCTATCAATTTACCGAACAAGGCTTGAGTTCAAAGGCTAGAGAAAGAAACCTGCCAGATTTAATTTCAGCCGCAGACTACCTAAATGCTCACCTTCCAGGCTTTCGCCAAGAAGGTTTTAGCAAGGATGAAACCGGCCAACTTAGTTTTGGTGGAAAATTTGAAAAGTGTGTTTATGACGCTCTTAAAAAAGCGGCTTTGAAGTTTTGGCAGGCGTTAGACCGGAGGGAGTTGGCGATCAAATAG
- the cas2 gene encoding CRISPR-associated endonuclease Cas2, protein MLVLISYDIADEKRLRKVAILMEDYGTRVQRSVFECLIEERQVLQLIDKLMKVIEPSEDSTRIYRFCGACQERVQILGKGAVTNDPDVYIF, encoded by the coding sequence ATGTTAGTGCTAATAAGTTATGATATTGCTGATGAAAAACGTCTACGTAAAGTAGCCATTTTGATGGAAGATTATGGAACTAGGGTACAGCGTAGCGTTTTTGAATGCCTAATTGAAGAACGTCAAGTTCTTCAACTCATTGATAAACTTATGAAGGTTATTGAACCTAGCGAAGATAGCACTAGGATTTATCGCTTCTGTGGAGCTTGTCAAGAACGAGTACAAATACTAGGCAAAGGTGCAGTTACAAACGATCCTGATGTTTATATTTTCTAG
- a CDS encoding SH3 domain-containing protein — MFTPNKLLKKSLALVFIFVIFSSAFAANFLQEKSRIITASAVRVRSDPQTTAKEITKLAVGTVVKEIGKTEKKEKIGQDQDFWYQVLLSDGKQGWVFGGFTESFDESKKEQIYINLVNARLKEKTSFNDQMDLVNF, encoded by the coding sequence ATGTTTACACCTAATAAATTATTAAAAAAATCACTTGCCTTGGTTTTTATTTTTGTAATTTTTAGCTCTGCTTTTGCTGCAAATTTCTTACAAGAAAAATCCCGCATTATTACCGCTTCTGCTGTAAGAGTGAGAAGCGACCCACAAACTACTGCTAAAGAAATCACAAAACTTGCTGTAGGAACGGTTGTAAAAGAAATTGGAAAAACTGAAAAAAAAGAAAAAATCGGCCAAGATCAAGACTTTTGGTATCAAGTCCTTTTGTCTGATGGCAAGCAAGGTTGGGTCTTTGGTGGTTTTACAGAAAGCTTTGATGAAAGTAAAAAAGAGCAAATTTATATCAATTTAGTTAATGCTCGCTTGAAGGAAAAAACTTCATTTAATGATCAAATGGATTTAGTTAATTTTTAG
- a CDS encoding ISKra4 family transposase: MVTVINLREIQQAKIEEKWKQAGYKAVDEMVKNLKEKIGEKQDFQAISEIVKKEGQKVNRAIMQEVINEQGAKEQAKEKYVCQECGKMLTKQPQMRSRIVESLNGEIEIERPYFYCKKCQKGYQPYDEEMKIAPQKKQYDLQRAAAELFSEVPYNRASQIFERLTGIKISDHCMQEIASEMGQAADNIRVLPSQHKVEEIIEQAAKGRVWKPVLVVAADGAHMPTRPQASSRSEKRGKGEWKEAKGFRIYLVCQDRIEQIMSWHKIANEEEFGQALNFASTLIPTEKVRVALLGDGAKWLWTHLKTSFPTGTEILDYYHCSEHIHKMAKLLYTEQNEQALFIESTMAKLNFGEVESVVASLQRIKASSSEVEDEIRKLISYLKSNSHRIDYQAFKHSQFPRGSGAIESANKFICHVRMKRSGAWWYQINGNKMLLLRCAFYNDTFDQLFARYKLINK, translated from the coding sequence ATGGTAACAGTGATAAACTTAAGAGAAATTCAGCAAGCAAAGATAGAAGAAAAATGGAAACAAGCAGGATACAAGGCGGTAGATGAAATGGTAAAAAATTTGAAAGAAAAAATAGGAGAGAAACAAGATTTTCAAGCAATAAGTGAAATAGTAAAAAAAGAAGGACAAAAAGTAAACAGAGCAATAATGCAAGAAGTAATAAATGAGCAAGGAGCTAAAGAACAAGCAAAAGAGAAATATGTGTGTCAAGAATGTGGAAAAATGCTTACAAAACAACCACAAATGAGAAGTAGAATAGTAGAAAGCTTAAATGGAGAAATAGAAATAGAAAGGCCATATTTTTATTGTAAAAAGTGCCAAAAAGGATATCAACCATATGACGAAGAAATGAAAATAGCACCACAGAAAAAACAATATGATTTGCAAAGGGCAGCAGCCGAACTATTTAGCGAAGTACCATACAATAGAGCAAGCCAAATATTTGAGCGACTAACAGGGATAAAAATCTCTGACCACTGTATGCAAGAAATAGCTAGTGAAATGGGACAAGCAGCAGACAACATAAGAGTATTGCCAAGCCAACATAAAGTAGAAGAAATAATAGAGCAAGCAGCAAAAGGCAGAGTATGGAAGCCAGTGCTAGTAGTAGCAGCAGATGGAGCGCATATGCCAACTAGACCTCAAGCTAGTTCACGTTCAGAAAAGCGAGGAAAAGGAGAGTGGAAAGAAGCAAAGGGATTTAGAATATATTTAGTGTGCCAGGACAGAATAGAACAAATAATGAGTTGGCATAAAATTGCAAATGAAGAGGAATTTGGGCAAGCACTAAACTTTGCATCAACACTCATACCAACGGAAAAAGTTAGAGTAGCATTACTAGGAGATGGAGCAAAATGGCTCTGGACACACTTAAAAACATCATTTCCAACTGGCACAGAAATATTAGATTACTACCATTGTTCTGAGCATATTCATAAAATGGCTAAACTACTTTATACAGAGCAAAATGAGCAGGCTTTGTTTATTGAATCTACTATGGCTAAACTCAATTTTGGTGAAGTAGAAAGTGTTGTTGCTAGCTTGCAAAGAATCAAAGCCTCTAGTTCTGAAGTTGAAGATGAAATTCGCAAACTGATTTCTTACCTCAAATCCAATAGTCACCGCATTGATTATCAAGCTTTCAAACATAGTCAATTTCCTAGAGGCTCAGGGGCTATTGAATCTGCTAACAAGTTTATTTGCCATGTTCGCATGAAGCGTTCTGGGGCTTGGTGGTATCAAATCAATGGTAACAAAATGTTACTTTTGCGTTGTGCTTTTTACAATGATACTTTTGATCAGCTTTTTGCCCGTTATAAACTTATCAATAAATAG
- the csm2 gene encoding type III-A CRISPR-associated protein Csm2 — protein MWRQSTPSCQRSIKKFRDTISTKHFTHDILGLNEELGKSFAGRDDTITQVNKFYNLVRVAESQSAQNEELAKIQVKLHVLKAQIAYATARETLSKDFKEFFDISITKILKSNNLTEMKESLKAFTTFFESVYAYFYYHTKANKEDINQ, from the coding sequence ATCAACCCCCTCGTGTCAACGAAGCATTAAAAAATTCCGGGACACTATTTCAACAAAGCATTTTACACATGACATTCTTGGCCTAAATGAAGAGTTAGGAAAGTCTTTTGCTGGACGTGATGACACCATAACGCAAGTCAACAAGTTTTATAACTTGGTTAGAGTTGCAGAAAGCCAATCAGCACAAAATGAAGAATTGGCAAAAATACAAGTAAAACTTCATGTCTTGAAGGCACAAATTGCTTATGCAACTGCACGGGAAACACTAAGCAAAGATTTTAAGGAATTTTTTGATATCTCAATTACTAAGATATTGAAAAGTAACAATTTAACAGAAATGAAAGAATCCTTAAAAGCCTTCACTACTTTTTTTGAATCTGTTTACGCTTATTTCTACTATCACACAAAAGCTAACAAGGAGGATATTAATCAATGA
- a CDS encoding MFS transporter encodes MALANTQKNYTPAIVAACLLLLTALSDSHVVPAIAPQIALGLNTSKTFIAFTVSAYAVAAATIAIVLAKYSSKILIDRWLLVASGIFLTSSVITALAPHPTIFFLGRTINGFAGGLISALTIAGIANAAEYAKRGRQMSGVAVCYFLAPVLGVPLGTFLAGAFGWRTLFLFSFISTLVAAVLVYRYPLPNKDINKSAENIEETKPTSQSLWKLATRSKSNTRGILAAFFVSGGLVGFVTYLGIWLSDAFFLQTNQIGLVYALVGFTAVAGGALGGIFSDKIGKQKMIVYSSKAMALFLLVLPTFNWSITLFVLMSIVSILAALRIAPLQALVTEIVSADERPSYIALRNTSSQIGIALTVAICGQIYNSFGLAGVCLVCSVLTVGAWLSIQGIDLEGKTVYIKRNIWLKRVITAAATIILTIVLVLPWIVSFLITKAQSRPDERLRTDTPSKYNAEYKEVEFKSIDGNKLVGWYLPSSTQQITFVMTHGMFRSRYEMMDRSIDLWKQGYGVLLYDLRRHGKSKAEFSSLGFYERHDVIAALNYAVAQAPENKIVLMGVSMGAAATLMASAELADSPQAEKIIAVIAESSFLSFEHTVYHHCKLAKIPVLPFAPVLTYLTAWRMNFNPSHFDLLAALRKIPYPILFIGGTEDRRMPTETVLEPLYNAAINTKKSKYLVSGASHGRAYETERAVYIKTLTDFLATLDKN; translated from the coding sequence ATGGCTTTAGCTAATACACAAAAAAACTATACTCCTGCAATTGTTGCTGCTTGTTTACTTTTACTAACTGCATTAAGTGATTCTCACGTAGTGCCAGCTATTGCACCACAAATTGCACTTGGCCTAAACACTAGTAAAACCTTTATTGCTTTCACGGTTTCAGCTTATGCTGTGGCTGCTGCAACTATTGCAATTGTTCTAGCAAAATACTCTAGCAAAATTTTGATAGACCGCTGGTTGTTAGTAGCAAGCGGGATCTTTCTAACATCAAGCGTTATTACTGCGCTTGCTCCACACCCAACAATATTTTTTCTTGGTCGCACAATTAATGGTTTTGCTGGTGGGCTGATTTCAGCTTTAACAATTGCTGGTATTGCCAATGCAGCCGAATATGCCAAACGTGGCCGTCAAATGAGTGGTGTAGCTGTCTGCTACTTTCTTGCACCTGTGCTTGGCGTACCTTTAGGAACATTTTTAGCAGGTGCTTTTGGTTGGCGAACCTTATTTTTATTCTCATTTATATCAACTCTAGTTGCTGCTGTGTTGGTTTATCGTTATCCACTACCTAACAAAGACATCAATAAATCTGCTGAAAACATAGAAGAAACAAAACCTACCTCGCAATCTCTTTGGAAGCTCGCAACACGTTCTAAATCAAATACACGAGGGATTTTAGCAGCATTTTTTGTTTCTGGTGGCTTAGTTGGCTTTGTTACTTATTTAGGCATTTGGCTATCAGACGCATTTTTCTTACAAACCAATCAAATCGGCTTAGTTTATGCTTTAGTAGGGTTTACAGCCGTAGCAGGTGGAGCATTAGGAGGAATATTTTCTGACAAAATAGGTAAGCAAAAAATGATTGTTTATAGCAGTAAAGCTATGGCGTTATTTTTGCTAGTACTGCCAACATTTAATTGGAGCATCACGCTATTTGTTTTAATGTCAATAGTTTCCATTTTAGCAGCTTTAAGAATAGCTCCCCTTCAAGCACTTGTTACAGAAATAGTTAGTGCCGATGAACGACCTAGCTATATAGCCTTACGTAATACATCCTCACAAATAGGTATTGCTTTGACGGTTGCTATTTGTGGGCAAATTTATAATTCATTTGGGCTAGCTGGAGTATGTTTAGTCTGTAGCGTTTTAACTGTTGGGGCTTGGCTGAGCATTCAAGGCATAGATTTAGAAGGAAAAACAGTTTATATCAAGAGAAATATTTGGCTAAAGCGTGTAATTACTGCCGCTGCAACAATTATATTAACTATTGTTTTAGTCTTGCCTTGGATAGTAAGTTTTCTTATAACCAAAGCTCAAAGCCGCCCAGACGAACGATTAAGAACCGACACTCCCAGTAAATATAATGCTGAATATAAAGAGGTAGAATTTAAGTCTATTGATGGCAACAAGTTAGTAGGTTGGTATTTACCATCTAGCACACAACAAATTACTTTTGTAATGACACATGGGATGTTTAGATCTCGCTATGAAATGATGGATCGTAGCATAGACCTTTGGAAACAAGGCTACGGAGTTTTACTTTATGATCTGCGTCGTCATGGAAAAAGTAAAGCAGAGTTTTCTAGCCTAGGTTTTTATGAACGTCATGATGTCATAGCCGCGCTAAATTACGCTGTAGCGCAAGCACCGGAAAACAAAATTGTCTTGATGGGTGTTTCAATGGGTGCAGCAGCAACATTGATGGCAAGTGCAGAATTAGCAGATAGTCCACAAGCAGAAAAAATTATTGCTGTTATTGCCGAAAGTAGCTTTCTATCTTTTGAGCATACGGTTTATCATCACTGTAAATTAGCCAAAATACCTGTCTTGCCCTTTGCCCCTGTTTTAACATATTTGACTGCTTGGCGAATGAATTTTAATCCAAGCCATTTTGATCTGTTAGCTGCTTTAAGAAAAATTCCTTATCCAATTCTTTTTATTGGTGGCACAGAAGATAGACGTATGCCAACGGAAACCGTACTAGAACCACTTTACAATGCTGCAATTAACACAAAAAAGAGCAAATATTTAGTTAGCGGTGCAAGTCATGGTAGAGCATATGAAACCGAACGAGCGGTTTATATAAAAACTTTGACAGATTTCCTAGCTACATTAGACAAAAACTAG
- the cas1 gene encoding CRISPR-associated endonuclease Cas1 codes for MPTLYLTEQGATLSKDHNRLVVEMGSTVITEIHEFKVERVVIFGHIQLTTQVIAYLLNRGIDTAFLTMQGKLKGRLAPIATKNVPLRVRQYDFARDSSFPLTIAKAMVIGKLANSASVLARFQRNHPEYNFLILFLT; via the coding sequence ATGCCAACACTTTATTTAACCGAACAAGGCGCGACTCTTAGCAAAGATCATAACCGCCTAGTGGTTGAAATGGGAAGCACTGTTATTACTGAAATTCATGAATTTAAGGTTGAAAGAGTAGTTATTTTTGGACATATCCAGCTAACTACACAAGTTATAGCTTATTTGCTTAATCGAGGTATTGACACAGCGTTTTTAACTATGCAAGGAAAATTAAAGGGACGGCTTGCACCTATTGCTACAAAAAACGTGCCTTTAAGAGTACGCCAATATGATTTTGCTCGTGACTCAAGTTTTCCTCTTACAATTGCTAAGGCAATGGTGATTGGAAAACTTGCTAACTCGGCTTCTGTGCTAGCTAGATTCCAGCGTAACCATCCAGAATATAATTTTCTGATCCTATTTCTAACCTAG
- the csm5 gene encoding type III-A CRISPR-associated RAMP protein Csm5, with amino-acid sequence MLLVQLIKRIYLQSFQHLEQELKNKNGKIRLATKTSDYEVYIPGSSIKGALRTAWLYQQCLNDENLLQKIAREEKDKFADRVLNENTLQASTNPKERQDKAFDLFRVLQVGDSQSQVAEKVLGLVAEKILNARVLLKDKGKTVTAEFKPSWTFYEAIRNDSEFSGKLTLDVGLLTNSRAVDKMGWNKQQRNFSLASLCQAVNQFAKDIVEWEIDYFSHIEQKAEHCEVDKLIAFYQELQKK; translated from the coding sequence ATGCTACTTGTCCAACTAATAAAAAGGATATATCTTCAATCTTTTCAACATTTGGAGCAAGAGCTAAAAAATAAAAATGGTAAAATTCGCCTTGCTACCAAAACTAGTGATTATGAAGTTTATATTCCTGGTTCATCAATTAAAGGTGCTTTGCGGACAGCCTGGCTTTATCAGCAATGCTTAAATGATGAAAACCTACTTCAAAAAATTGCACGTGAAGAAAAAGACAAGTTTGCTGATAGAGTGCTAAATGAAAATACATTGCAAGCTAGCACCAACCCTAAAGAACGCCAAGATAAAGCCTTTGATTTATTTAGAGTTTTACAAGTTGGTGATAGCCAGTCTCAAGTTGCAGAAAAGGTTTTAGGGCTAGTTGCAGAAAAAATTCTAAATGCTCGTGTTTTGCTAAAAGATAAAGGAAAAACCGTTACTGCTGAATTTAAGCCTAGTTGGACTTTTTATGAAGCTATAAGAAATGACTCTGAATTTAGTGGTAAATTAACCCTGGATGTTGGACTTTTAACTAACAGTCGAGCCGTTGACAAAATGGGTTGGAACAAGCAGCAAAGAAACTTTTCTTTAGCTTCACTTTGTCAGGCTGTTAATCAATTTGCTAAAGATATTGTTGAATGGGAGATTGATTATTTTAGTCACATAGAACAAAAAGCAGAACATTGTGAAGTAGATAAATTGATAGCTTTTTATCAGGAATTGCAGAAGAAATAA